The following are encoded together in the Brassica napus cultivar Da-Ae chromosome A9, Da-Ae, whole genome shotgun sequence genome:
- the LOC106369063 gene encoding LON peptidase N-terminal domain and RING finger protein 1, giving the protein MSNEESLPAFTLFGLDEVENYGLVSEADNSLPLDIHNQVFQLVEKGNEAFKESRFEEAISNYSKANSVKPLDPVVLTNRSAAYIRFGQYLKHRSASISEYRPLNGFDMSMLGELALKDADKVMNIHSSSVKSYITKACALMLLERYEAARDTILSGLQIDPFSDPLRSNLQELEKVMMPTSTRKSHVKAERSDDFDCTVCLKLLYDPATTPCGHTFCRSCLFQSMDRGNKCPLCRTVIFMTPRTCAVSVTLNNIIQKNFPEEYAERKSEQDTLVHLGNESMPLFVMDVIIPCQKLSLHIFEPRYRLMVRRIMEGNHRMGMVALDSATGSPVDVACEVEITECDPLPDGRFVLELESHRRCRIVKAWDQDGYRVAEVEWVTDIPPQSDQEKADLRELTTSAASFARAWLERAKEAARQGDRRRLETLLIVESMIPTPQDPERFSFWLATLTDRRPSERLELLQLQDTGERIRRGLIYLRSVERGCRMQ; this is encoded by the exons ATGTCTAACGAAGAATCTCTTCCTGCATTCACTCTGTTCGGTTTGGATGAAGTTGAAAACTATGGTCTG GTCAGTGAAGCTGACAATTCATTGCCTTTGGACATACACAATCAAGTTTTTCAACTTGTAGAGAAGGGAAACGAAGCTTTCAAAGAGTCTCGCTTTGAAGAG GCGATTAGCAATTATTCAAAAGCCAATTCTGTTAAGCCTCTTGACCCTGTTGTTCTAACCAATAGAAGTGCTGCTTATATTAG ATTTGGCCAATATCTGAAGCACAGATCTGCATCTATTTCTGAGTATAGACCTCTGAATGGTTTCGATATGTCGATGCTTGGGGAA CTTGCTCTTAAGGATGCTGATAAGGTGATGAATATTCACAGCAGTTCAGTGAAGTCATATATAACAAAGGCTTGTGCCCTCATGCTG CTAGAAAGATATGAGGCAGCACGTGACACTATACTCTCAGGTCTACAGATTGATCCCTTTAG CGATCCTCTCCGATCCAATCTTCAAGAATTGGAGAAGGTTATGATGCCTACTTCGACTAGAAAATCTCATGTAAAGGCTGAGCGGTCTGATGACTTTGATTGCACTGTTTGCCTGAAACTGCTGTATGATCCTGCTACAACTCCATGCGGACATACATTCTGCCGATCATGCCTCTTTCAGTCCATGGATCGTG GCAACAAATGTCCACTATGCCGAACTGTCATTTTTATGACTCCAAGAACATGCGCTGTCAG TGTGACATTGAATAACATCATACAAAAGAACTTTCCAGAGGAGTATGCTGAAAGGAAATCAGAGCAAGACACTCTGGTCCACTTAGGCAATGAAAGTATGCCTCTTTTTGTCATGGATGTCATCATCCCCTGTCAGAAGTTGTCTCTTCACATATTTGAACCAAGATACCGACTAATG GTGAGAAGAATAATGGAAGGAAACCATAGGATGGGAATG GTAGCTCTTGATTCTGCGACAGGTTCACCAGTGGATGTTGCTTGCGAAGTCGAAATCACAGA GTGTGATCCACTCCCAGACGGACGTTTTGTCCTGGAG CTGGAAAGCCATAGAAGGTGTCGCATTGTAAAAGCTTGGGATCAAGATGG GTATCGTGTTGCAGAGGTTGAATGGGTCACAGACATACCACCACAAAGCGACCAAGAGAAAGCAGAT CTGCGGGAACTGACGACTAGTGCAGCATCATTTGCTCGGGCATGGCTAGAGAGAGCAAAGGAAGCAGCTAGACAAGGAG ATAGAAGAAGACTTGAAACACTTCTAATTGTTGAATCTATGATACCTACACCTCAAGATCCCGAACGCTTCAGTTTCTGG CTTGCGACATTGACAGATAGGAGACCTTCAGAAAGGTTGGAACTACTTCAGCTTCAAGATACTGGAGAG aGAATAAGGCGTGGGTTGATATATCTTCGATCAGTAGAACGAGGATGCAGAATGCAATGA